The following DNA comes from Bradyrhizobium sp. SK17.
CGTGGGCGTCGAACACCATCTCCTGCGTCTCCCGCGGATAGGCCCGCACGAACAGCATGCGGCTGTGACAGAGCCGGACATGGGCGGCCTTCACCATCACCGTGGTCCCGCTCAGCAAGACCACCTCGTGGCTCCAGTCGAACTGGTAGGCTTCGCCTGGGGCAAAGCTCAGCGGGACATAAGCCGCCGCGGTCGATTGCCCGCGTTCTTTGCTCCACCGCCTGGCGTAACGCCGCACGGCATCGTAACCGCCGTCGTAGCCGCGGCCGCGCAGCTCTTCGAAGATCCGGATCAACGTCAGCTGTTCACGAGCCGATTTGGCCGCGTTCGCCGCCAGCAATCCGTCAAGCTCTACTGCCCATCGTCCCAGCTTTGGCCGCGGCTGCACCGACCGCTCGTACTCGAACGAGGTCTCTCCCGACCTCAGCACCTTCCGGACCGTGTTCCGCGACACCTTCAGGTCACGGGCGATCTCCTTGATCGTCTTGCCTTTGATGAAGTGCTCGCGCCGTATGCGCGCAATCGTCTCCACAACCAGCATCCCCAACCACCTGCTTTAGCCCAAAGCAGGTGGCGCAATAGCCCAGTGGTGGGGGTCAATTTTGGACGCCGAACCCCCGGCTTAGGGGGCAATATTGCAGGCCGAATGACAGTATGATAACAGCGGCGCGCCGATTGCGGCTGCGCCAGTCCCGATAAAGTGACGTCGGCTCAAACCACGTGACATGCGATCCCCTCAAGTGGGCCTCCGCCCTGTTATGGTTGCATCTGGCCGACATGGTACGGCGGCCAGCTTTTTTGATATGTAGTTCGAATTCTAAGGCGTACTCGGTGGCATCGCTCATTCATGCAAATAGGCCGCCTGAAGCGTCGCACTAGTGGCTATTTCACCTGCCGGTCCCCCGGTCACGACGCGACCATTCTGGAGCACGTACGCCTGATCAGAAATCTCTAGAGCGCGTTCCACCATCTGCTCGACCAGCAAGATGGCTACGCCGGACCGGCGCAGATTGACGATTGCATCGAGCACCTGATCGACAAACACGGGGGCAAGCCCGAGCGACGGCTCATCCAGCATCAAAAGCTTCGGCTCCCGCATCATGGCCTGCGCGATCGCCAGCATTTGTTGTTGTCCACCCGAGAGAGCGCCTGCGGCTTCGCCCCTCTTGTTGTGCAGAATTGGAAAAAGCGCATGCGCCCGATCTAGGCGTCGACGAAGCTCGATCTGAGAGACACCCAAGCCGTAGCATCCAAGCTGAAGATTGTCGGATACGGTCTGCGTCCGGAAGAGGCGGCGGCCCTCCGCAACATGAAGAAGGCCTCGGGAGACGATGACGTTCGGTCGGACGCCTGTGATGTCGCCCCCATCAAACCGGATTGTGCCCGATACCGGCTTGATAAGACCGGAGATTGCGCGAAGAACGGTAGACTTCCCCGCACCGTTACGGCCGACCAGCGCCACGATCGTGGCCGGTAAGACCTCGAGGGAGACGGCACCGAGGACATCGATGTGACCGTACCCCGCGTCGATGCTTTCGACCGACAGGAGCGCGGCGGCGGATGTCGAAGGGATCATCACTCCATCACCTTTTGCTTCAGGGCCCTGTCGCCCATGTAGGCGCGCAGCACGCGTTCGTCCTTGAAAACCGAGCCGGGTGGCCCGGAGGCCAGCACCGAACCGCGGTCAAGCACGGTGACATGGCTGGCGATGCTCGCGACCAAGTCAAGATGATGCTCGACCAGCACGACCGTCGCGCCGAGCTTTCGGATCCGCGTCAGCAGATGATCGAGCTTGTCGAGTTCCGTCATCGACAACCCGGCGGCGGGTTCGTCGAGCAGGATGAGTCGCGCCGAGCCCATCATCGCCCGTGCCAGCTCTATCAATCGCTGCTGGCCATGAGGCACCTCGCCCGCGGCATCACCTGCCCGGTCCGCGATACCGACGAAGTCCAAGTAATCCAGCGCTTCCCAACGCAGCCGCCGGGCTTCGGCGCGCGCGTTCGGAAGACCCAGGGCAATACTCGGCAAGCCGGCCCGCTCCCGCCGGTAGCCGCCCAGCATGACGTTCTCGATCACCGTCAGATCGTTGAGCAGACGCGGCGTCTGGAACGTGCGCCCGATCCCAAGCACGGCGATCTTCTGGGCGGCCATTCCGACCGCATCTGTATCGCCGATCCGGATCTGCCCCGCGTCGGCGCGATAGAAGCCGCTGACCAGATTGAGTAGCGTCGTCTTGCCGGAGCCGTTCGGGCCGACGATGGCGCAGCAAGTTCCGGCCGCCGCGGTAAGATTCACGCCGTCGAGGGCAACCACGCCCCCGAACCTTTTACGCAGGTCACGGGTCTCGATCGCGAGACCGTCGATCGGCGGGTGCTTGGTGTCAACCTGCCGGACGATTGCGACCGAAGGGCGGCCTGGTTTGGCCACCAGCCGCCAAGCCCGGCTGAGCGCGCCGACCAAGCCATTCGGAGCGGACAGCATGAGAGTTAGCAGCATGCAGCCGTAGATCACCATCCGCCAACCCTGAAGCTCGGCCAGCAGTTCGGGGATCAGGAAGAACACCAAGGCACCGACCACGGGACCCCACAAGGTGCCGAGACCGCCGAGAACGACTGTGAGCAGGAAGAAGGTGGAGAAGTCGGCTGTGAAGTCGTCCGGCGTGACCACCGTTTTCTGGACCGCGAAGTAGGCTCCCGCGAGACCGGCCAGAGCCGCGGCGATGACGAACGCCAGCAATTTGGTACGCTGCGGAAAGGCGCCGACGGCGAGTGCGGCCTCCTCCACGTCGCGCACCGCAATGAAGGCACGGCCGAAGCGCGAATGGACGATGTTGCGCACGACGAGAAACACCGCGAACGCCGTCCCGGCGACGAGTAGATAGACCTGCTTCGGGCCAAGCTCTTGGCCGAACAGATTCGGCGGCGGCACGCCGATGACGCCGGCGAAGCCTTTGGTCAAGCCACGCCATTCCACAATCATCTGTGCGAAGACAAGCGCGAAGGCAAGCGTGATGAACGCGAAGTACCACGTCGAGAGACGGAACGCCGGCAAAGCTGTCAAGATCCCCAACGTCGCCGCGAGGACGACGCCAACCATAGCCGCTGTCCAGAACGACCAGTGATGATCGACAGTCAACAGCGCGACCGCATAAGCGCCGATCGCAACGAAGGCTGCGTGACCGAGCGAGACCTGGCCGGCATATCCGGCAAGCAGGTTCAAGCCGATCGCGGCGATGATGTAGATGCCAAGCTGGGTCGCCACGAACAGCGCATAGGAGTCGGCGCTGACGAACAGCGGCAGCAGGAGAGCCGCGCCGATAAACGCAAGCTGAACAGCGATGGGAAGAACGCGGATGATGCGCAATGCCATCGTCACACTCTCCGTTGAAACGGCTGGCCGAACAGGCCATGAGGGCGCAGCAGCAGGAGCGCCAGCACGACTGCGAAAATCACCGCCTCTTGATAGGCCGGCGACAGCAACGCGGCACCGCAGGCCTCGGCCATGCCGATCAGATATCCAGCCAGCAGCGCACCACGGTTATTGCCAATCGAACCGACCGCGGCGGCAGCGAAACCCTTGAGGAGCAATGCAGGCCCAAGCTCGATCGACGCATACAGCAGCGGAGCGGCCAGGATACCGGTCAGTCCGGCGACGGCGCCACCAAGAAAGAAAGACCAACGGCTGAGTCGACTGGGATCGATACCGCGCAGAAGCGCCGCCTCGCGATCTTCCGCTACAGCCAAGATCGCCTTGCCCTGAAGTGTGCGATAGGCACTTTCGACGACGGCTACCAGGAGGATAGCCACCGTGATGACGGCGGCCTGATACGAACTAATATGCATCCCGGCGAACTGAAACGTATTCATGGCCAGGGGTGCGGGTGGCCGCACTTGAATCGGATCGGGCCCCCACACCCGCCCGACCAGATTCGAGACGATCAACGAGACGGCAAGTGTGGTGATAATCCAAGCCGTGCTATGTTGTGCTTTGGCAAGAATCGGCGCAACCGCGATCCGCTCTTCCAGAAGCCCAAACAAGCCGATCACCACGAGCGTCAGAACGCAGGCCGCGAGCCAGGGAATACCGGCCAAGGTCGTCGCGGTGGCGAACATCATCGCGCCAAGCATAACCAGTTCGCCTTGCGCGAAATTGAAGACATTCGTCGGCCGGTACATGATATTGAAGCTGACGGCGACGAGCGCGTACAGACTTCCCGCTGTGATACCGCGTGCAATGACGTCCAGATCCATTGTCCGCCCTCCTACGACGTCTTGGATGCGCGCTCGCGCATGCAGCCAAGTGCTCGGGGGTCCAATCCGGATGCAACGGACACAAGGACGATATCGTCGAGGCCAATGCCGCTGTGACTGTCCGCCGACAGCGTGATCTTGCCGAGAAGGCCCTG
Coding sequences within:
- a CDS encoding branched-chain amino acid ABC transporter permease; this encodes MDLDVIARGITAGSLYALVAVSFNIMYRPTNVFNFAQGELVMLGAMMFATATTLAGIPWLAACVLTLVVIGLFGLLEERIAVAPILAKAQHSTAWIITTLAVSLIVSNLVGRVWGPDPIQVRPPAPLAMNTFQFAGMHISSYQAAVITVAILLVAVVESAYRTLQGKAILAVAEDREAALLRGIDPSRLSRWSFFLGGAVAGLTGILAAPLLYASIELGPALLLKGFAAAAVGSIGNNRGALLAGYLIGMAEACGAALLSPAYQEAVIFAVVLALLLLRPHGLFGQPFQRRV
- a CDS encoding ABC transporter ATP-binding protein, translated to MIPSTSAAALLSVESIDAGYGHIDVLGAVSLEVLPATIVALVGRNGAGKSTVLRAISGLIKPVSGTIRFDGGDITGVRPNVIVSRGLLHVAEGRRLFRTQTVSDNLQLGCYGLGVSQIELRRRLDRAHALFPILHNKRGEAAGALSGGQQQMLAIAQAMMREPKLLMLDEPSLGLAPVFVDQVLDAIVNLRRSGVAILLVEQMVERALEISDQAYVLQNGRVVTGGPAGEIATSATLQAAYLHE
- a CDS encoding ATP-binding cassette domain-containing protein, translated to MALRIIRVLPIAVQLAFIGAALLLPLFVSADSYALFVATQLGIYIIAAIGLNLLAGYAGQVSLGHAAFVAIGAYAVALLTVDHHWSFWTAAMVGVVLAATLGILTALPAFRLSTWYFAFITLAFALVFAQMIVEWRGLTKGFAGVIGVPPPNLFGQELGPKQVYLLVAGTAFAVFLVVRNIVHSRFGRAFIAVRDVEEAALAVGAFPQRTKLLAFVIAAALAGLAGAYFAVQKTVVTPDDFTADFSTFFLLTVVLGGLGTLWGPVVGALVFFLIPELLAELQGWRMVIYGCMLLTLMLSAPNGLVGALSRAWRLVAKPGRPSVAIVRQVDTKHPPIDGLAIETRDLRKRFGGVVALDGVNLTAAAGTCCAIVGPNGSGKTTLLNLVSGFYRADAGQIRIGDTDAVGMAAQKIAVLGIGRTFQTPRLLNDLTVIENVMLGGYRRERAGLPSIALGLPNARAEARRLRWEALDYLDFVGIADRAGDAAGEVPHGQQRLIELARAMMGSARLILLDEPAAGLSMTELDKLDHLLTRIRKLGATVVLVEHHLDLVASIASHVTVLDRGSVLASGPPGSVFKDERVLRAYMGDRALKQKVME